The Triticum aestivum cultivar Chinese Spring chromosome 7B, IWGSC CS RefSeq v2.1, whole genome shotgun sequence genome window below encodes:
- the LOC123158668 gene encoding F-box protein At5g07610-like, translating to MSIVAGSSRPREEGLASIRARSCYDFPSRTPAEKLTDDLLVEILSRVPAKEVCRCKCVCKHWLGLIHHRDHRKRLPQTLAGFFFGSSTTGQRLLEPPFHFTSLSGDRRPPFDTSFTFLPNHRPPRVHLLDSCNGLLLCRRYDVSDGVVAFHYVVCNPATEKWVVLPNSVKATGEAATTCLGFDPALSPNFHVFELVHEHKYGRKADLSGVVVYSSETGEWVFKEKRWNGATWPTSRHSSGSVFLNSLLFFRAFDLELHECVAAVDTKGETWMKFRIPGSQVDDFGLADSFIQRSQGRLHYVGFQRDKEGVAIRFVVYVLENYQGEPWILKHSIETSNIFGWRDLYLDGRFDFIAIHPECDLVFIIAGGMTFMCYNMDNRQVNVISYLAGAKQLFLPYVPLFTESQSLHI from the exons ATGTCTATCGTGGCGGGCAGCTCTCGCCCGCGGGAGGAAGGCCTCGCTTCGATTCGTGCCCG ATCTTGCTATGATTTCCCCAGCCGGACGCCGGCCGAGAAGCTCACCGACGACCTCCTCGTGGAGATCCTCTCGCGCGTCCCCGCCAAGGAGGTGTGCCGCTGCAAGTGCGTCTGTAAGCACTGGCTCGGCCTCATCCACCACCGGGACCACCGCAAAAGGCTCCCCCAAACCCTGGCCGGCTTCTTCTTCGGCAGCAGCACCACCGGGCAGCGGCTTCTTGAACCGCCCTTCCACTTCACCAGCCTCTCAGGGGACCGCCGCCCTCCGTTTGATACCTCCTTCACCTTCCTGCCCAACCACCGCCCGCCGCGCGTCCATCTACTTGACTCCTGCAAtggcctcctcctctgccgccgctaCGACGTTTCCGATGGGGTTGTCGCGTTCCACTATGTCGTGTGCAATCCCGCCACGGAGAAGTGGGTCGTGTTGCCCAACTCTGTCAAGGCCACTGGCGAGGCAGCCACCACATGTTTGGGCTTTGACCCCGCCTTGTCCCCAAATTTCCATGTGTTTGAGTTGGTACATGAGCACAAGTACGGCAGGAAAGCCGATCTTTCCGGAGTGGTAGTGTATTCGTCCGAAACCGGTGAATGGGTTTTCAAGGAGAAGAGATGGAACGGAGCTACGTGGCCTACTAGTCGGCACTCCTCGGGAAGTGTCTTTCTTAATAGCCTTCTGTTTTTTCGTGCCTTTGACCTCGAGTTACACGAGTGTGTAGCTGCGGTGGACACGAAGGGAGAAACGTGGATGAAATTCAGGATCCCTGGTAGTCAGGTTGATGATTTTGGTCTGGCTGATAGTTTTATTCAGCGGTCGCAGGGCCGCTTGCACTATGTAGGTTTTCAGAGGGATAAAGAGGGTGTTGCCATCCGATTTGTAGTTTATGTTCTGGAGAACTATCAAGGCGAACCTTGGATATTGAAGCATAGCATTGAAACTTCAAACATATTTGGATGGAGAGATTTATACCTTGATGGGCGTTTTGATTTTATTGCAATTCATCCGGAATGTGACTTGGTTTTCATCATTGCGGGGGGTATGACATTCATGTGCTATAATATGGATAATCGGCAAGTCAACGTGATATCCTATCTTGCAGGTGCCAAGCAGCTATTTCTGCCTTATGTGCCATTGTTCACAGAGTCACAATCACTGCACATTTGA